The genomic segment acataGACACACGGGCTTGTGGGAAAAATCctacttttcaaaatacacacaTGAATGTGTTTCCAGTACTGAAACACCTGGTTCGAGATAGCACCCACCAATACTTGGCTGTTTTACCTTTTGCTGAGTTGGCTGGTATCATTATAAACATGTTGTTGCCTTCTCCAACTGGCATCGACATGAATCCATCTTGTGAGAGCTCTACCGAACCACGTTGGGGACCAAGATAAGCCTTCATCTAGAGAAGAATCAACCCAAAATGCCTCTTTAATTATGATTAACATAGGGCAATATATATGGACGAAACATTGCTTACAAACCTGAAAGGAATGGTATGTTTACGTACAGCATGAATTATGGAAAGAATCATGTTTAAACttcatgtaaaatttaaattcgCAGATCAAAACAAAAGAGATAAACTTTTCTCCAAAGCTTCGACGGCAACATGGTAAGCAAAAATGTGGAATATGGAAAAATGCCTGGATACAGCGCCACGTTTAGAAAAGATACAGAATATACTAAACTCGTATTAATTTCACAGTTTTTGAAATGAGACTATGATTACTATTTTTGGTATCAGACTAATGGCTACGAGCACGGACAAACTTGGAGTAAATAAtctcataattatgaaatattgtgaaatattgatattaacAATAAAACCGTTTTAGTATTGCACGAGGGTTAAGATTCCTTTCTGCTCAGCAATATATACTTGATAAAATCACTTAGCGTGTCTTTTGGCATAGTAGTCTTCTTCGCGTCCAATAAAGTAAAAGTGTATAGAAAGGAAAGGAAGTCAGCTTCCACAGCAAGTCCTTAATACACACCTGTTTCAACCCTTTGTAATACTCTATATTCGCTGTATCTCCACCGTAGAACTGATGGTTGACAGCATGGCCGTCAAATCTACCTAGACTGACCCTTTATTGAATTCCGCCCTGTGAACCTATCACTCTTGAAATGTACATTGCAAATGTCTTTAAATTCACTTTCTCGAGTGCATTGCAATAGTTAATGAGGGCGTCCGGGGAATTctggaaaaaattcaaaatgttcgGCTGCCGTTGGCTAATTAACATAAATCATGTAAGTTGATACCATATAGCAGTCGACCAAATGGGGCTCATTAACGCCTGGCCGCCGTGGTGACCTGACTAATTTAAACGGAGATGTAAATATTTACGTCCTCCCAAGTTGAGAACATTAAATTCTTACCTTAAGTTCCTTCTGACTATATATTTATACAATGTTGGCCAAAGACTCTTAGGTTAAGTAAAATTTGTACACATTCAGTAATTTTAACAAGTATTGGTGAGCAGAAACTGAGCTCAACCCGATGCAATATCAAAATGTTGGTTTTTAATAACGATATTTCATAATCATGCAATTAATATCATATCTTTTAGTCTATTTATTCCTTGTTCGATTATGTAATAGCATAAGCATAGACCATACCTGTACAGGCTCGTAGTATGGTGTGGTATTTCTGGAACATCTCCAACAACATTGGATCTGAGTAGTCTGTTATGCAAAAAGATGATGTTAGAAAATTATTATAGCCTGATGTACAATTATAACAGCACGTAAGTGACAATTTTGATGAGACGTGTATTAGATTCAAATGAGATCAAAGATACAAAGTAATCTTCCAAGACTGTTAAATAAACGTTGATCCAACAGGTGTAGAAGCTTTGACTTGCAACATTTGCGGCGTTATATGTGATATTCTAGATTTTGTGAAACTGGCTAAGAAAAACAACTTCAGATTCTCAATGGTTGGCTGGACTGTGAAATTGTTATAATAGCTTTATCTTGTTTACGAAATTTTCAGAAACCGTTCTGTGAAAACATATTTGACCTTTAATCGTTTCTTTGTACGAACGTGCTAACCAACGGAAACATTTCTGGTGAAActatcatttacatattaatgcCTTTCATTTAAATATATGAACTTtggcttacaaaatgtgaaatatgtcaaaacaaattgaaCAGTTTTCAATGGTGCTGAAAAGGACTCATGCAAGTTTAATGTTTCTCATCATACTACCTACTTATGTATAGCTAGGCTTTTATTTCATTCACTACATTGTAAAATATATGATGTTGTTCATTGACCATGCTATACATATTAATATTCCTGAAACCGTCGACCACAAAGTCTTGCTACATGAAAAGATCCTATTCTTCCAAATTATAACTCATATCGTGTTAATTTAAGTTCTTATAAACACTAACCTGGCTGCAACATTTCTTACAACCATTGCGACAGAGAACCCTGCTGCACAGAATGCCATTTATAATGGCAACAATCGCTTCACACACAGCCATCAGCAGAATGAAGGTATCAATAGTCTGTCGTTCGTGCTGGAAAGAACGAAAGAAGACTCATATCCACTTGTAGGTAAATGAAAAGTGCAAAAAAGGATGACactacacataactgcaattcGCTTTGAAGCATGAATTACTAATAATGGCTTTGATCTGTGCACATTGACTTAGATTTACAATAAGTCACTCCTAATACTGATCCCTTATTACTCTAAGTAAATGTTTTAACTGTACACAGTTATATTTCCAGATAGAATTTAACCAAGAGAATGTAAATGTACATGGGTCTGGTTCACATTAGAGGATTATTATGTAATCAGTTAAAAGATGTTATCAAGCTACACACTAGCTGCCACTATTCATAAAATTGCTGATGACTTACTTGACACCACGTTTCTACTTTTTTGAATCGTTATGAGGCACTCTTGCCAAAAAGGGGTAAGTCCATAAGTTGTCAGTATGGGATAACTAAACTGGAGCAACTTTGCCAAAAAATGTGATGGGCGATTGTTCAAGTGAACCCAACTATGAACGCAATTATAGTGAATTGTTTGTACTctatgttaaaggtatacagtcacctgtaatctaagtatgcccatatatggtcaaaggggcgttccttgtaattcaaaatgcccatgtgagggcgctgttttaaaaagcggccacccgcttaaaatctgtgattggttagattttctttctttccatggtaactgttgtaaaattggaacaggtgacagtatacctttaactattGCAATTCTATAACAAATCTTCAAGGGAGTAGAAAAAACTGAAGAATGAATTAAACTTTGTAGGTTGTTGCTCTATGTAATCTTCCTTACAGGTTTTAGTGGGAGTTGTACACGTATAAAGACAAAAGATGGTGTCACATACTATAGTGTTGTAGAGTTGCTGTTTGCAGCTCTTCTGGTGCATATAATCCATTCTGTCACAACTGCTGAAGACACGTGCCACATATTCCTCAGAACCCAAAGCCACTGCCATGACAGTGACCACCACTACTGCACAGAATGTTGCAGACATAAATGAAAAGATAATCGTGGCAGCAGTCTGTCAAGGAAAATAATTCACATCGTAGTGATTtcagtttgacaaaaaataattgACTGACACAAATTGAGTATTGAATATTTGAATGACATGAACATGTCATGTAAGATTTGAAATATAAGATATTAAAGTCAACACAAGCAGTGTTTAAAATGCTTCAAAATTAGAAGTTATTTCTTGCTGCTTAAAATTTGAGGATCTGTTTTGTAATCCGATCAAAACAACATCTGCATATTCGGATACGAACAGTTAACCCAGGAGTATTCTTGTGCAGTACAGTATtataatatatgaatattttgacACTTAATAAAGTATATTTTCTCACGTCGACATATTGTTATATCACTATGAGAAAACACTGtgagactggagcgagaaaatgacgctttcttGCAATTGGTTAGAATCTTTTGACATTCTCGcagtgcttggtgagaattcaaaaattctcaccggtaagcagtgagaaatgcactccttggtgagacaATAGATTCTCACTGGTGAGAAAGGACattctcaccaagcactgtgagaatggtaatttttagggcgagaatcaaccagactcatcattcattggtgagaatcagccaAAGTTGTTGTTCACTGGTGTAAATCAATCTTGTTCATTTTCACCAGTGAACAATGAGTcaggttgattctcaccagtgaatgatcagtctggttgattctcactggTGAATGATGAgactggttgattctcaccgtaaaaattaccattctcacagtgcttggtgagaatttccattctcaccggtgagaatatcaggagtgcatttctcactgcgcaccagtgagaattcaaaaattccaaCTGTTAGCAGTGagaatgacaagagattctcaccaattgcgagaaagcatcactttctcgctccagtctcgcaattttttcctatagtgtaTGTGATTCTTTTTAAATTTGGAAGATAAAGTCATTCTTACCATGTCAGTAGTCTTCCTCTCGGTCGATATTATAGTCAACAACCCTGTTAGTATCGCCTGGAAAATGTTATATGAAGAGCTGGTCATACAAAGAATGAACTTCTTTTCATTTATGCAATGTGTTATTTTGGAGCATACATATGAAACTGTGCAAATGTCTGGGCGGAAGAAGTTATAGTTCATAAAAGAAGAACAAGTATCCTTCTGACGGGACGAAATCCTGGTAAAATTTGAGTCacataaactttctctttcgtCTCTTCGATGTAAATGCGTTCGAGGGCATAATTATCCACCCTTACATTACAAGTATAACAAgtttttttgatatcatcaagctttctttggaatttattttcatttgtaatcTTACTGCCAAAATTCCTTCCACGTGTACTCTGCTTTCTTTCTAGTATTTTACTCCTTACGATGTCTATACTGATACTTGACAGCACCTAAATCCCCAAAACATATAACCACATTTTAAGGGGCAAGTTAAGctaaacttttgataattttttcctgtttttttttaagtgaACCATACTTTCTTGTTGTACTCCTCAAAACATGTTGATATAtgtagtattcagcttgtcaacttagcctgTATATGTGTCAACAGCGTTGGTATTAATTGTtgacaataaaattcaaatgtatacaataacggtgcattttacacatatatacgctatgttgacaagctacgCAATGGGTGtttcaatattcttttgaacgacgtaagaacttgcaattaacatgtaaaataaaaacggtgaaaatattatccaaagttagcattactggccctttaaatgaCACTATTTCTGACTAAGTCACCATCCACACCACTCATCGCACAAAAAGTGTCAAGATCTGACGGTCTAGTACTTACCAACATTCCAGCATAAATTGGTATACCAAGGTATGCAAAGTGGCATTCATTATACACTGCCGCAGCGCCTGCATAGATTAAAATGCACGCTAACAGGAACTGGATGTAAGCCATCTTCACCAAGGTAGACGCTATAACACGGTGATTCACATTCCTGTCTTTAGGCAGATTATCATAAATGGTCACTTTATCCATTCTGTCTCACTATTTTCTCCAACTATAGTTTTCTTTGTCAAAGAATTGTTTCTGTGgactgaaaataataataaaaggcTAAATGTGACACTCTGAAACACGTTTAAAATTCTTACAGACGATATAAAAATCAGAACTTTTTCAATCAAATGCAGCTTTGACATCAGTTTGTTGCAAGGATCTTTTACAAAAGAAGTGACACAGACGATCGCTTTTGAGATAAGATGTTGCTGGCCTTCTAATGCCCTCATAGATTCATTACTAGTGATGagtatttcttgatttttgaagTCTGCATGTAAAGGGACAGGTCATTTATAGCTTTATATAAAAGGACATTGCCGACAAGATAAAAACATTCGACTGCACAACTAATGCGAGAtccagggattgagaactgtCCCTTTATTTAAACCTAATTAAGGCATGAAACCCTGCTCGAAGGTGCATTTTAACATTCGGGGAAGGCAATTATTGTTTCAATCAATGGGACGGCCACGTGGCACGTGAAACGGCATAATGGTATTCGTTGTAAAATATGATGTCATAAGACCCTTCAATACATATTCGATAACACGGATTTGCCAAAAAGGCAACTATCCTTCTtttatgtcaaaattttggtggaactGACGGTTTTACCAATCAACTAGTCAACTTTGCCAATTTGACGTCCGAGTTACATTAAGATTGTTTCATTTGACGTTACTTTGGAAATTAAAGTTTCCGGAATCATGAAAATAGTACCTTGATATTATCGACGTTCTgactaaaaatataaatatcgtAGTCAAATTGTCAATAATAGCACATATTACTATACAATGCAATGAGATTACTTCACACCGTTATTGACTGTTGCAAGTATACTGGTAAACAAATCTATCTCCATATATAATGCAGCTGTTGTTTTAATGCCGTATGTTACAGCTATGGAggttgaaaataattaaattaacATTACTGCGCCAAATCTGTGACGTGGTTAATGCCGTGTTCTGAGTATATATATGAACCAAATTTCCTTGTCGGTGAAAACTTGAACTTATCTAGTACATTTCAAATAACCCAAATTCCTCAGTCAACACAGAAACACTGACTTTGATCGGCATTAAGTTTGGTTGATTTGTTGACACAACAACTCGCTGACTATATATGGTTATCTTATTTTGCTGTTGCTTATTAAACATTGGATAAGTGCcaaatgaaagaaattttaacagaCTGAGTAATAAGGTTAATAATAAGGTAATTCACAAAATATCGGGATTCATGttcgagtacatcgtgcagcagaggtattgtccgagacttGTAGCGTCGAGGACAGTACCGAAGTGCacaatgtactcggacataaaccCGGTATTTTGAGAAGAACCGTATATTGTTATACATCTGCGTCTGTAACCGATAGAGTTTCGTCGTAAGTTTCCGTATAGAGAACGTGGAGTCAAATTACATTGACATGGAGTACAATAACTTCGGGTGTTATGGGAcgctgtttgacctttgacctcatattaGTTTCATAAAaacacaagaaaaacaaaataatatttcactttatttaaaaaaaaatcatctaaCCATCTCTAAGTCAAGCAGTGAATGGCAGTCAGTACAAATCCCGTGAATTTATGTGAAGTAACGTTGCCGGTTTACAATTGTTAGCATGTGTACTGCACTGCGTCTTACATGTATATAGGATGGGGGTGTGGCCGCAGTTTACCCCTCATACcattattttctgttttattcTACTCAAGGCCGTTATATTTTCCATTATTACAGCCCTCAACTCGATTTGAGATAAGAACACATTGGTAGccttgtttttcattttgaaactccCCATGCATTTCACCCATTTGAGGCCTCAAAATAGAAAAATAGGTTTAGGTGGTACTTCTCATAACTATATATTTTCTCTTGAAAACTCCTATCACTATTTCAgagttttttaaaaatttggatAGAGCACAGAAACCTGTCTCATAACCttatatttactttttaaaaaacccTACCACTATTTCAGTGTTTTTCTGAACTGGCGATAgcacaaatatttacttttagATATCTACTCGGCGAAGGGTACACCTTATGGCATTAAGGCTGAAGACGTGTGCAAGTGGTTGCTGATGGGCTCTTGGCAGCTGTCCTGCTGAGCTGCATGGACGAGTCTTGCAGGATCCATCGCTGTCTACTATGGAAGGGGGTGATAGGAAGGCATGCCTGAAGTGCAGGTGGGTGTGCCGAGTCAGAACCAGCTTTCTCTGTGTAACGGGTATAGGTATGACAGTGACAAAGGGAAAGCTTGGCAGAGGAAACAAAGCGAGGTGATGAGGCAGGGAAAACGGGATATGATAGTTTGGAAGAACAAGTTGCCGTTTTGGGCGAGTTATGGCGCTTCCTGACCTATGAATTTCCTGACCTTGGAATTTTATGTTATATAAAAGTGTTCCTAAAAATTATATTATCTATAAGTGTACACACCACTATAGCTGACAACTTAGGACCTTGTTTGGGGATGACCTTGCCCTCAACAGTCGTAGGTAACAAAGTTGAAAAACTAAAGTGATGGTTATACATTAACCAGCCCTTTCCCATCCCggaaattgaaaaagagtgcTCTCATTAAACCGATAATCATGGAATATGTCTGGAAAAACTTTGTTTGTGCCTTGATCGATTTTATATTGTGCAGACGTATGTCTGAACATCCAAAAGACGAACTTTAGCGGTGTGAATATCGTTTTCACATTCAGTAAATTTGACTTCCAGATTTCAAAAGGTCAAAGTTTAAATACGGCTTATGTATAACTAAGCTTATCTGTGCGACCGTGAACAGAGCTTGATACTACGGACttaaaatttctttgaaatgacattgtGATAAATCTTTTGTCATATTACTTGCACTAATACCATTGCAAATAAGGTTATTTCCTACATCGCTATAAACACACACATGgggacaaaaatgataaaaaatataaaaaagctaCCAGGTAGAGTTGCTTTGTATGCAACTGGTTGGGAAGGGGAGAAACGGCAGTCCCGAAGCCAAAGCACTCTGTAGCGACTCACCACACCTACATTCAGGTGCCAGTGTAAAGCTATGGTGAGAGTGCTCTcaaatcatttcattttttacgTATCAAACTCGGCCCGGTTACCAAATTTGGATGGAATCGTCGAATTCCGGATCTACTTTTGCGCTTAGATCGTTTTGCTGTAAACAAAAGTGCGCGAGATTCAAAAGTTGTTGACAGGCACACTGTGTCCAAATacgggcaatcgcgtgcatttctgaactacctcTATTCTGGTTACCACAGGCATTCGACTCAAAGCAAGAaaaccgtcactgatgcaacAAGTATAATTATTATTTATACTGGTTGCATTAGTGATGGTTTGCTTGCATTGACTCgaatcacagtcacctgtggtctcttccgctctgcgtctatgcgccctcTTCAGTCAGGATCTCTGTTGATCACGTATGTTGCTTTGCGTGTTCTAGAAGTCTGCACGTagacaaatgacgtcattatgtatgtcagtctgcGACGGGAAGAGGCCATCGCTTTTCTGAAAAATGGACTAAAAGGGCgatatatttttaatattgcaCACACTGTTTTCGCCGAAACTATGCTGAATATTAtgttaattacatatttatcgcATATGAtgaaacctttacggccctgatacgggtttgCGGACTTTGGTCGTACGGCATACGCCCCCGTACGCTCGGACCCTTCTGCCGTACgacctcggtccgcaaaacccgtatcagaGCCGTAAAGATCAAAGACATACCAGCGAGTTACTTCCAAGAGATCTGATTCACCCCTGCTTCAAGGCTTTGAAATACCCTTGGCGCTTCCTGGTAAGACAACGCTGTGAGGACGGCAGACATGATTGGAAAACACCGACGCCCTCACACTTTCACATTCAGTAATTTTGACTTCCTGATTTCAAGAGGTGAAAGTTTAAACATGTATAACTAGGCTATCTGTGTGACAGAATAAAGTTGAACAAAGCTTAAGTACTGGGGACTTTAATTTCGttgaaatgtgagaaatcttTCGTCATATTTGTCGCAAAACTACCATTACAAGTATGGTTATTTCTTACATCGCCATAAACGCAAGAGTGaagacaaaaagcaaaaaaataaaaaagctaCCAGGTACACTTTGAGTAGAGTAGGTTAGGAAGGGATAAAACGGCAGTCCAGAAGCCAAAGCACACTACAGAGGCTCACCACAGCTAAAGGGGTACCAGTGAGTTACTTCCAAGAGATATGATTCACCCCTGCTTCAGGCTGTTAAATACCCTTGGAGCTTCCTGGTAAGACAACGCTGTGGTTCGAACTCCACTGAAAACACCGTATTTTCTACCTCTGGACAGAATGGAATTGTCCTGAGGCTATCTTTGACCCAgttttaagcgatgtattcattgcttcgataatgtttgtgtgtgatgtgtgatagcgagtaCGTAAGTTCGAGTGCtccatgaactctacagcagTTAGGAGTGGTAGCAGTTAGAGAAAATGTGCCAACTTAGTTAggttattgaaccactattTTTGGTGGAGTGGGAATTTGGCctagcggttctgtctgttgcttctgcGCTAGGTAGCTAGCTACCGTATGTTGtaagttcgaacccgattgaaaataCTGTATTTACGTTAGACAAAAAAATACTAGTATCGGAACaataatttgcaacaaatttgataattcacatttttcaaactaAACATGTCTTAATGATGATTGTAAGTTGAGAGTAGTCAGATgcaattcatatgcaaatatatgcttttcatatgcaaatagcaTACACATGAATGAAGCTTTACAACTAACACGTTTATCTTTACATCCGTCGTGGATTCTTCCTACCTCTATGAACCTGCAGAGATatctttcaattgaaaaaaaaatgtcacgtggACATACGTTAATATTCAACACTCGGCATTTGACCGTAGGATAAATACGCTTTTATAATGACAGTATCAAGCACTGCAGAAAACAATTGTGTTagaatgattttttaaaatttttgttgcTGTATAAAAGTAAACTTTCCTGGAATGCGTTACACAGATATTCCACTACGTCAACCGAGTTGTTAGCTAGAAAGTGGGATGAAATGGCAACCATGCTGCCAAATTAAAAGTGACAATGGCATCTGCTTCAAACTCCTTTTCACAGAATATAGAACCACTTATGTAAAGTAATATACGAGAATTCAAATGAGCTGTCAGTGTCTCATTGTAGTGACACCAACGTATCTAAAGTTGTAACATGCAACATATTATACATGTGATATCGGAATCAACTCAAACAAAACAACAGGAAATAAAACTGCTTGAAATTTCTTCAACAAATAATGCTTTATTACAATAAAAATCTTCCTCATTAACACTGCATTTATAGTATTAACACGACATCTACTTGTTGGATTTTTCAAATGCTAGCCAAATGTTTATGTAGAAACATGGTTTGCATCCATTTCAGGCACACAACATATAGTCACATGCTTTTTCTCGatgacagaaaatttcattaaatttgaaattcaatttatACCAGTAATTACAATGTTTTTTACCGAATACACTTTGAATGCGACATTATGAGACTATGTTGACCGGAATAAATgtaaaagttcattaatatgtcAATTAACcaatttactttaaaatttgtacgagaaaattgcaaaattacaCGCGCAACAAACCTATTTTCGAAGGTAAACTACCCAGAATTCAAGGTGATGCCATACTGCAGTGTGTGCAGGGCGATGCCGCACTGCAGTGTACGCAGCCCTATGCCATACTGTAGTGTATTCGGCGCGCGAGAGAGAGAACCaagaaattattaaatattcaattttagTGAGTCTGGTAGGCAAAGAAAAGTCGCTGACTGCAGCAATGTTTGTagtcaaatgtttttttttaaaattcggAACATTGTTAGCTCTGCTACAATGCTTGAAGTATTATGTTTGGATATTATTCCCGCGCTACGCTTGACGCCACTGTGCTATAATATTCactgatcaaaaaaaaaaatcgcaaaGTATACCAGTTGTAAAATCTACCCTGTCTAAGTTTCTCCTGCTTGATGatcctttattttattttcaagaaaattgtgACTAATGaccagtccttgcaggcttttTCTAACCTTTAATCACGTGACGAGAAATACGACTCAATGAGGCAGGTGAGCAGCACCTCTCCATCGTTTTGGCTAGGTACCTCAAAACTTAAACTGAAAACTATATTACGGTATAGTGAGAAAACATGACACAGGTCAGGAGCGATACCTTCACCGCAAATGTTTGATGATATTTAATACAAGGAACATGATaaatgcattttattcgcaGCCAACCTATCGAATAGGTTTAAGTACTTCGATTGCcttatatgtaatatatattttatacatgtatatggtttTGGTTATAAAGTGAAGGTATCATTGTAAGGGTAACTGCGACACTAATGGCAAATACcttttcataaatttgtttCAATGATTGATATAGTACTTAAACGTGAGAGGCAAAGAAAGTCTCCTTATATCTATTTTTCTTTCCCATTTGATGTAACACTTTGAGGTTACATAATGCATTCATcagttatttgtttgtttagtcGCTTTATTATATCATTTCAGTAATGGTGACGATTCTGAGATAGCCGTATCAATAACTTCTCTCTGTCTCTCGATGTCCTTGGAATCTTTGCCATTCACTGTaaagaaattacaaaaatttaaaagtacCCATTTGCATGTCGAATGGTCATGCCGAGACCATGATGCATCTCGGCAGATATAATTCATTTATTAAGGTATCAGACCTGTCACTCAATAGATGTTTCCTACCCAGCAGACGGACAGTTTGGCCTTGGGTACACAATCGGGTGAAAGTCGGAGTCCGATGGGCAGTTGTCTTGGTAGACTCGGTGACCCACACTCTCTGGGAGGAAGTGTAGCGCCCCCAGCAGAGAGTCTGGGTCACCAAGACTATTGTTTTGGCGGCTTAACGGTTCCAGAACCAAAATTAACTTCCAGAAccaaaattatttcttttaacGGGTGTTTTACGAGAAGAATGTACAATAGTATTTGTCCGAAAGTATGGTGGTATCgcattttaaattaatttttctcaGTTCTCAGTAGTTTTAGACAATGGAAATATAGAGGAAACCAACAGCCGTCAAAGAGAATGTTAGTAAAGAACTTAATCGTGTGATCCCATCGGTGTGTTCAAACACTCAAGATTTAAAAATAAACCAAGCAATGTAATGTTTAACAATAACAAATCCGTTGAACATAGACACACGGGCTTGTGGGAAAAAATCCtacttttcaaaatatacacaTGAATGTGTTTCCAGTACTGAAACACCTGGTTCTAGATTGCACCTACCAATACTAGGCTGTTTTTACCTTTAGCTGAGTTGGCTGGTATCATTATAAACATGTTGTTGCCTTCTCCAACTGGCATCGACATGAATCCATCTTGTGAGACCTCTACCGAACCACGTTGGGGACCAAGAT from the Ptychodera flava strain L36383 chromosome 2, AS_Pfla_20210202, whole genome shotgun sequence genome contains:
- the LOC139121314 gene encoding uncharacterized protein isoform X1, with amino-acid sequence MDKVTIYDNLPKDRNVNHRVIASTLVKMAYIQFLLACILIYAGAAAVYNECHFAYLGIPIYAGMLAILTGLLTIISTERKTTDMTAATIIFSFMSATFCAVVVVTVMAVALGSEEYVARVFSSCDRMDYMHQKSCKQQLYNTIHERQTIDTFILLMAVCEAIVAIINGILCSRVLCRNGCKKCCSQTTQIQCCWRCSRNTTPYYEPVQMKAYLGPQRGSVELSQDGFMSMPVGEGNNMFIMIPANSAKVYGKDSKDIDSQREDIDTAISESSPLLK
- the LOC139121314 gene encoding uncharacterized protein isoform X2 → MDKVTIYDNLPKDRNVNHRVIASTLVKMAYIQFLLACILIYAGAAAVYNECHFAYLGIPIYAGMLAILTGLLTIISTERKTTDMTAATIIFSFMSATFCAVVVVTVMAVALGSEEYVARVFSSCDRMDYMHQKSCKQQLYNTIHERQTIDTFILLMAVCEAIVAIINGILCSRVLCRNGCKKCCSQMKAYLGPQRGSVELSQDGFMSMPVGEGNNMFIMIPANSAKVYGKDSKDIDSQREDIDTAISESSPLLK